In Pedobacter heparinus DSM 2366, the following are encoded in one genomic region:
- the upp gene encoding uracil phosphoribosyltransferase, whose protein sequence is MIFDLSKTSSIANVFIAELRDENIQKDAMRFRTNMERLGEFFALEISKTLEYSATETQTPLGVAQTVRLAEQPVLATITRAGIPMHHGMLRIFDRAECAFLAAYRKVHKSGSLEIALEYVSSPDLTGKTVIMADPMLATGMSMVLCCKELMGRYKIKELHIACAIASTEGLRHLRANLPKAKLWLGAIDEEMTSKSYIVPGLGDAGDLAYGTKI, encoded by the coding sequence ATGATATTCGACCTCAGTAAAACCAGTTCCATTGCCAATGTTTTTATTGCTGAGCTCAGGGATGAAAATATTCAAAAGGATGCCATGCGTTTCCGTACCAATATGGAAAGGCTTGGAGAGTTTTTTGCACTTGAAATCAGCAAAACACTCGAATACAGCGCTACTGAAACACAAACCCCGCTGGGTGTAGCCCAAACGGTCAGGCTTGCCGAACAACCCGTACTGGCTACCATTACCCGCGCTGGCATCCCCATGCACCATGGCATGCTCCGCATTTTCGACCGTGCCGAATGTGCTTTCCTGGCCGCTTACAGAAAGGTACACAAAAGCGGCAGTCTGGAAATTGCGCTTGAATATGTTTCCAGCCCAGATCTGACTGGTAAGACCGTCATCATGGCCGACCCCATGCTGGCTACCGGCATGAGCATGGTACTTTGCTGTAAGGAACTGATGGGCAGGTATAAAATCAAAGAACTGCACATCGCATGCGCAATTGCCAGCACAGAAGGCTTACGTCACCTAAGGGCAAATTTGCCAAAAGCAAAATTATGGCTGGGTGCAATTGATGAGGAAATGACCAGTAAATCGTACATTGTGCCCGGATTGGGCGATGCAGGCGACCTGGCGTATGGGACAAAGATCTGA